The genomic interval GCTGTCTTTGCCAGCATGTCTGGAGACTTCATGAAGCCTGTGATTGATGTTGTTGATGAGCTCTTGGAGGCAGGGGTCAATGTCACAGTCTACAACGGGCAGCTGGACCTTATTGTGGATACCATTGGTGAGTGCTTTTGGACTGTGAATCTTTGAAGGGATAAGTGTCAGTGAAATGATCTATAATGAaatctcttgaatttccccttggggatcaataaagtatctatctaatgTCATCTCCATTTAGTAAAACATATTGTGATGTGGTTACTATCAAGCAACATGGCCAAATTCCACTAAAAACAACTAGTATTTTTATAGTGGTATATGTAATATTTCATTGGGTTATATTGGTCAAGGTCAAGGTAGACTTTATTATCCACTAGTACGAAATTCACGTGGTCACCATTACACGCTCCAGTGTTATACAGCCTACTGCATAACAATAAAAACATTGAGTGCTGATCTACACAGTATGCTCATAGTTTACAGCTATTGTTGTACAGTGTAATTGCTGTAGGCACAATGAGGTAGGGTTTACTTTATAGGtacttcactgtgtgtgcttgctCTCAGGTCAGGAGAACTGGGTGAAGTCTCTGAAGTGGCCGGGGATCCAGAACTTCACTCAGATGAAGTGGACCGCCATGGATGAGCCCGACTCCCCTGGGGTTACTGGCGCTTTCTTTAAGACCCACAAGAACTTTGCCTTCTACTGGATCCTCAAAGCAGGCCACATGGTGAGTGGGTTACTTAAGTCGCTAGCAGTATTCAGCACTTTTAAAGGCATTTTAATGAGGCCTAACATTTAAAGGCCTCATTAAAAATGTACATCTTTGACAGAACCTTAGCTATAGTAATGTAAATTGTTTGCTTAGCAGATCCTTTTCTTAATCCAGATGATTCTATCCAACGTCTATATTAGGGATGTAAAACAAgtctgatattttttttttttctttcaagtgGCAGTATTAGATTCTGACTCATTTTTCCATGGTTTCTATCAGATCCCGTCAGATCAGGGGCCCATGGCCTTGCGTATGATGCAAATGATTACCCAGCAGGAGTAAAAGGGACCGTCTCCAATGGCGCCAACAGGGTTGGCCTCGTTACTCTTCCAGACAATCAAATCAGCACGATTACACCAAAATCACTCTGCCTCCTTCTCAGCTCTTTACTTCCCAAGTCTCCAAAGTCCTGTATCGTACTGTATCGTCTATGTTTGATTTTTATTCTGTAAACCTACGGGCATAAGAACAAATAAATGGTTGggatgttgttttgttttttaaacctGGGTGTTTGAGATGTGGTGTTTCTCACTGAGGTCCATCATGGATGACGGAACACTAGTCGCAAACACAGATGTCACACTCTGGTAATGAGGAGGATATGACTGGTATCCAGTATGATGCCAAAAAAGCTGTACCTTTATCAACAACCCCAATCAATCTTGGTCAATAATGGCTAAATAAATTGTCATGATGGCACATGACAACTAGTGTAGCATAACATTTCTGCATTGATGTTGGTCTCAGTCACAGGATGTGAAGTGCATTATGTTTATTGTAAAAACAGCATCAATTTCTCTtcaagcagatatcactatcctggtataaccaaactccaaattcactttaaatcacagcaagaaCTGAGTTGGGTGAAATAGGCAGGCAGAGCTAGGTTAATATATCAAAGACAGTGATGGGATTGCTCCATACACGGTACATATCattgcaaaaaaaaagtaaaactgGTCTCAACAGTAAAAggcaagaaaaaagaaaacaaaactggCACAAAAGGAAAGGCGAAAACAGAGGCATTCCTACTAGTGCAGCTATCATTAAAGTATCCACTGGGTTCCTTCATATCAGAGAGCTTCAGGAaggattaagtgtgtgtgtgtgtattcacacattGCATTGTCATCACATAGCATATTACATTAAGGTAAATATCAAAAGCATTAAATCACAATAACCCTTTGCATCTCATGATTAGAATAAAAGCACCCATAACCAACAGTAATAAAAACATGTTTGAAATCTGTTGAACCCAGGCTTTGCTGGAGGCCTACAGTTAGCTTAAGACTCTCTTGAGTTTGAAATCAGATGAAATCACACCACTGTAGAGTTCACTACAGTACTGCAAACATGACGCAAGTGAAGCAAACCAATATCATCCAGAGAAGAAACAAATCTTGGACGGAAGaacagtatgtgtgcgtgaaGAGTATGTGTTCAAGGATCTACTGTACTGTAAGTATTTCTGTGTCCGTCTCCATGTGTGTCCATGCTACTATGACTGTGTTTGTACATCACAAATGAGCAAGAAAAGGTGTGTAGATGTGTATGAGTGCAATAATGATGGATAAAAAGCAAGATAAGGTATTTGTATGTATCGCTACATATGCAAGGAAAATAAGAAttaaaatatgtttgtgtgtgcatatacaatatctgaagaagtgagagagggCGTGTATaataaagagagagtgtgtgtgtgtgtgtgtctatgcatgtcCCTCGGTGTAGCTGAGGGCACGTCTCCCCCAGTGGGACTCTGGGACGCTGAAGCCCTCCCTGGTCACAGGCTCCACCACCAGCTCGATGAGCACAGGGGCGTCCGGCACCACCAGGTCCACCACGCGGTACTGGCCCGAGTAGGAGCGTCCCACCGGCACCAATGGGCCAGGGGGCACTCGGGGGTCTGGACCGCGCAGCCGGCGCCAGTGGACGCGGAAGCAACGCACCAGCTGGCTCGGGTAGTTCCACTGTAGGGTGGCGTTGAGGTGGAGCTTCGTGGCGTCTTTGGTGACGGGGGCGGAGGAGTCGCTGCCGGCGTTGGCCATGGTGCGCTGCCAGACGATGTCAGAGATGCAGATGTTCTGCATAGAGGGCGGGGACACCAGGAGACTCTCAGAGTCCAGCACCTAGTCAACGCAGAAGTAAGCCAGTAAGGACTAATGATACGTCTCACTGGCTATTTACAACATTTCATCTAAAGAAATATATAAGTAGCCTTAAATGAAAGTACAGTCCACTGGAGAATGTTTGTGTCAGGTTCAGTTTCAGTGGATACCAAGGGTTTGCCTCAAGGACAAACATGTCATAAACGTCATGCTCATGTTTAAACAATAATACACAAACAAAAGTGTACTCCACATAAAAAAAGTTATGGATTCGTTTGCAAATAACTAGATTAAAGTAACACGATGTAGGAATTCCCCCTTTTGTCAATTTTCAACGTACTGGGTACCGATTTAGCCAATTCATCTAAAATCGATGAAAAGGGTCGGCTTCCTAACCACAACATCATTATGTAATGCAATACCGAGTGTTCCCGGCCCGGGAGCAGATCAGCAATATCAGAGAATCCATTCTCTGAGACTCCATTACTCTAAGTCAGTGTGGCCTGAAAATTAGTTTGAAGGCcttattttaataataataataataataccttggaattatatagcgcctttcatggtacccaaggtcgctttacaacacatggatggggggacctcactagtaaccaccaccaatgtgtagcacccacctgggtgatgcacggcagccattatgcgccagaacgctcaccacacaccagcttgaggtggagagtgagggagtgacaccggggaaccccctactctttacgataagtgccatgggatctttaatgaccacagtgagtcaggacctcggtttaacgtctcatccgaaggacgggaccttattttaaggtaaaagacaatgttgtgttgctttaaaaatgTCATAAAGGAGTTAAAATAGTTTTTTTCGTAAATAAAAACATCCATACATGTGAGTACATTGTGGTAAAATAGCTAGCTCACCATAATCTCTCCCACTCTGCAGGTAAAGGTTGTGTCCTTCGGAGGCCCGTCACGTGTGATGTTCACACAGATGTCCCGCAACGCACAGCCACTCAGTTCCAACTGGAAACACCTGCAGACAGTCAGGAGGTCACTAATGTGTATATACACCATCTcaaaatatgtgtatgtgtagtatGTAGAGGTTTGTAATGGCTTGGTCTGAATCGCTGTATGGATCAAATTTAgggtgtatgtatctgtgtgtctgtgtctctgtgtctctgtgtgtcggtgtctgtgtctgtacgtACCGTTTAGTCCACCCATCAGGCCTCCACACCCCACAGCTCTGAATAAACTGCTTCACCAGCTCATGGTCCTCACGCAGAGCAACAGGTACCACACTACTGgctgaacatacacacacgcacacacacacacacaaacaaagacaaaaccACATTGTATGCACAGGCgccatgtacatacacacacacagagccaatgCACGCACCCATCAAAGGAcgcacagaaatacacacaaacattgacacacatatacattgaCACAAACAGGATCATGTACAACAAGATAATCCCATTCGCTCATTCCTGTTCACTTCACAAATGAATTTAGATCCTCCGTAATGCAGAGAATGCCTGAAACATCCATTCCAGTCGTTCAAACATATACCTATAAAGCCTATGCAGTATGCAATGCTTACTTACTGATACTTCTATATATTAAGTGACTTgcatatgtcaattattacaagggccCCCATATCCCCTATAGCATTATATAGTCAGTGGTCTCCCACAGAGCAACTCGGTGTTAAGTGCAAGGGTACAACAGTAacagccaggaattgaacccacattTCTGGCTATTGTATGCTATCCCAACTCCTTagttagttagcattgttagcattgctaCAATGTTACCACCACCCCAATAGCTATACAGTTCACATAGGAGGCTCACTACCATAAAGCATCAGCACAAGACAACTCTGCTTAGAGGAAGAACCCTATAAAAAGATTATATCGCACTGTGACAAAATTAGTCACACTGTGTATACCAAGAACACAAATAAACCTATGCAGGGCTTGTGACACTATGAGACACACagtcgtgtgagtgtgtgtgcgtgggtgtgtgtgtgtacgccaaTTGACtcttgtttgtgtacatgtctaTGTGAGGAAGGGGATTTGCCACGCTTagatgagtgtgtttatgtttcactTATCAATGTGCTATTGTAAGactgtgcctgtgtgagtgtgtgtgtgtgtctctgactcACTCGATATGTCCtcagtgttggtgtgtgagcaGAGTGCAGCATCTGCCATCTTCAGTTCCAAGGAGACAGACACACCTTCAGACGGCCGATACACAAACGCCACAAAGGTCCTGGTGGCCAGAGGTACGTGTAGAGAAAATATCCTGACCACAGGCAAGAGGGAAAAAACATAAGTctcacatacacccacatactgtacacacactctcctctctcacacacacacacacacacacacttttcacccGTTCCATTCAAGCAGAGGTAATTACTGTTTCTGTTCCAGCATTACCAAAGCAAACATGACccattcatcatcatcaaccgTCGAAAACCAGCAAACAGTTCTCACAAACACATCCCAGGCCTGCTGAGCTAGGTAAATAAATCTGATGGAGAATCTGATGGCGTTATGAAAAGGAAGCTCAGCACCAGGGCAAAACTAACAAATGACAAATGGCTGCTCTTTGTTCTTTGACTGTGCTCACTGATAAACACCTGAGGCCTGAGCTtcaacctttaaaaaaaatgttccaTCAACCTGCAGGCAGAATTAAACATTATCCAGTGCTGGCACCAAACAGCTGGTATACACTTCAGATAAAGTCTAAACATCCATCAGGGTTTAGTCTGTACATGGCAATACAGGGGTGAAAAAACAATAGTTTCTCCTTCCATTGTAAATCAGTGACGCTCTCGAGACAATCCcaccatccaacacacacatccacaaatgtgcacacaaactCAGTACATCTTTACAACATCCTTCATTCAtccttttttttccatcatgTCCAAGTGAAATTTCCAGAggcactcgctcacacactgaCTCCCACCTTGCACAGATTTTAGAGAGGCCTACGGGAATGATGCCCTCTATGAGCAGCGAGCTGCCTCCACTCCAGGCATCTTCAGGGCAGCCTCGGGTCCTCACCCAGCCGTCACCCTCCACCCGCTCCTTGTAGTAGAAGGGCTGCAGCTCCTGGGCGCTCAGATTGAACCAGTTCTTCTGGAGCTCTACCTGAGAGGAAACAGACATGGACGGCTTGACTGATACAGCAAGGTCACACTGAGCAAATGTTTACCAATGAGGGAGCTTCTTTGGTTTTATCCGCCTAAATAAACAAGTGTtcaaatatttgtatttgttgtaataTTAAACGTGGGTATACTCATGAAAGCTTTACTTAAGCTGATAAAGCTTCCATATTATAGCACAACCAAACAAATGCCTAGATTCAAAGACAAGCGACAGGTCTTTTAACCAAGTATacgtaagtataagtatatatactcctttaatcctgtgagggaaatttggtctctgcatttatcccaaagcacactgtgaacacacagtgagatgaagcacacactaacccagagcaatgagctgccttgctacagcggcgctcggggagcagtgaggggttaggtgccttgctcaagggcacttcagccatggataaGGGCATGGGAgggcagtgctcaaccacttcccctgcccacatttttcctactgggtcggggatcgaaccggcaacccttcggttacaagcctgaagccctaaccagtaggccaaggcTGCCCAAAAATGTATTGAAAAATGGTATAATAGCCCCGTTTATACTGTGGGCCATCAGCCCAGGAACTTAAGCCCAGGGCTTAAGTTTACACTCATCATGGCCCATTTTACCAAGTGCTAAAATTCTGCAATAATCACGTAATCATAGCAACATTTATTGTGATGTGTAAGCACCCTGGTGCTTGATCTGTGGCCCGGGCAGTTGAGCAGGGCTTGGACAGTTCAAGCACCAGGTTTGGCCCCCAGTATAAACGGGGCTATAGTGGTTTGCCTCCAGTCTCTTGTGATAATGAGTCGTATCGCTCAGCCCTCGTACACACCTGTCCGTTCCTGTAGAAGCTCTTGCCAAAGCCCTGACAGAAGGTGGAGACGAAGGGCAGAAGGGCAGAGGGACGGTGGAAGTACAGCAAATCAGTGAGTAAACCCCAGAACCTACgagaacacacaacacaacatttcTGAATAGTCAGAGGAGAACTTCACTGGAGCTCTCTTCAAGTCTAGGACTATGATTAACCCATGTGCAGGAACCCAGAGTTGCAACAATatgtaaacatttatttttagcTATGTTTAGCTAATAGTAGGCACCTGGTTTGGCTAGTATCTTGGAATTCATTTTGCTGGCATATGGTCATGCGAAACTGCCTACTGATGAATGCACCTTTCTTTTCCACTAGCCACCAAGGTTATTCTGTGGTCCATGATAGACCACCCCGAGAATATAAACGGAAAACATTCAATGCACGACATCAGCAACTATTTCGCTAAAAGACACACAATACAGTATCTTtagccagtttttttttttttactttttgccTTATTCATATAgaacagtgaagagtgacaggaagcgagagagagatggagttggatcaggaaatgaccacAGGTCGGATTTTAACCAGAATTTGGAATGGACACCGCAGCCACAAATTTGCATTCTAACAAGCTTTTATCAGGGCCAACACTGTAAGGTGGGGGTGTTTGCAAGGTATTTATGTGTGTCTTAGGTGGCAACTTGCTAGTTCTCAACCAAAAAGTTTTCATCCTTATATTACTGTTGCTTTAAAGCTAAGTCCAGACAATTTCTCTAAGGATCTAAAGTCCAGACCATTAAGCCAGGAAATGATAAGGAAAGCTGTCCATGTCCGCCCTCCCTCCCAGCTGTGTTCAGTCCATCATGTGTGGTCTAACAGAAGCCTGGTCTGCACTTCAGTAAGCCTTTGGGAACACATGCCCACATTTCCTTCAAAACAATGGCATCCTCATGGTCAGTTTAAAACAGGACAGACTCACTTGTCCTGGTTGTTGCGGAACTCTGCTTTCTCATGGCATTCGTAGACCCATCCAGGAGCGAAAATGGCGGTAGAGAAGCCATGTTTGCGAAGAAGACTCAGGGCCTAAAGAGAAAATCAAAACAGAAAGCAGAATTCAGTAGGAGGACTTTAGACTTTACactattcatttagcagacgctttgatcccaagcgacttacaacaatgacattcaagctacattgcAGAGACATTAGGTAACTGTCAGTGGCTGTATACAGTCATTGGTAACAATAAATACAACAGCAATAAATACTACTACCAGAGGGGTATTAATGATGGACTTTATGCAACAGTTTAGTAGCGACATTTAACCAACAGTTTCGCAACAACATAAATTCAGTGCCATTGTACTTCATATAATTACATTATAAAagtatattatttaaaaaacaaCGGAAAATATTCAAGCAGTTAACACTGGCCTCTGTCATCATGAAATTCCTCACCTTATTGGTCTCAAACTTGCCTCCCACCACGTCGCCTCGTGCAAACACGTCCACCCCGACAAATATGTCAACCTGCCGGTTCTGAACAGCAGACAGGGTCTTCATGTGCTCCAGACTCTGCTCCGTCCAGTTGTAGTTTGTGAAAAAGCCATCACAAGCTTCAAAAAACACTCTGAAATGAAGGATGATGGAAAATATGAAAATCAGTGTCTGGTACAAAGAAAGAGACATGAGATCATGTGGGCGGAGCATTGTGAGGGTGGAGATGATGCAGGAGTCATAATGTCACTGCCTGCCAATCAGTGAGCCCAGGTTCCATTCCTGAACCCGCCGCTGTGAGTCCCTATCACTTTGGAAAACGTGTCCAAATCACACATCATTCCAATTCAGATCAATTCCTTCTATGAGGTTTATTTGGACTATAGTGGTTTGCACGTTTTTCAGACTCAGAAGTTGACCAgaccaggggcctattgcacaaaactatgATAAGGGATTTAAGCCAGGATATCTtagttatcctggctcaatttatccgtgatccagttgcacaataGCGGGATAGgaggcagcaggatatgttatggtataagttaccatggcgatttattctgtggagctagcctgctccagaccaggctaaattccaggatctatttaatcttatcccttatctcagtcagcagtcaccacaaacagaaaccaatagttattccactgcccactacacattgttatcacattgatcggtggcggggtctaattgagggagccgtgagcgcgcacttatccaggataggtttcacctgccTTGATGAAtctgtgtctgctcatcctggcttgctcgttgtgcaaccaattaagcctgtacgctcttgttttggattcattgagtgCAGCTCAGTAatttatcccggatgtcttaattctgcttttgtgcaataggccccagatTGCACTTCAATCATAACAATGACCATAAtaatccctctcttcctcatgACCATCATTCTCCTCAACTTGCCTGTTCTCGTCGTTGAGCTCGTTCTGCCACTTGAGCGAGCCATCCTTTAGCACGCTGTCATACCAGATCACCACACTGCCCGGGACCCGCTCATGCATCTGGTCCGTGAGGTACCgcaggaacagaggcatgtttTTCACTGCTGTTGCCTGGGAAACCACACAGAACATGACATCAATAACCCGTCAAAGGGACTGGCAGTCTGAGACCATTTCGGATTTTACAGGGGCGATGGGAGGTTCTGGTTTGATTCATCTCTACAGGAAATATACAATTATGAATGCAGCACTTAAAGTTTCCATACTATATTATGGCATggtatgacatgacatgacactcAGGCTTTGCATATTCAAGCACTCCCTGCATCATACAAGGCAAATCCCTGTGCTCAAAGCTGTTTattaacataaaaataaaaatcccatAACACACCGGGACTGACACCCATGTTGGCATCCTCACACAAGTGCAACAGACTTACACTTAGACCATTTTCTATGTTGACAAGCCAGCCGTCAAAGCCGTGGTAGTGTGAGATGTGGACGAGTTTGTCAGCCACTGCCCGATAGGCCTCCTCATCCGCCAGAAATTTCTCACACATCACAGCGCCATCAGTCCACTCAGTGATGAAGGTCCCTGAGAGGAAGCCAGGAAAATAC from Alosa sapidissima isolate fAloSap1 chromosome 3, fAloSap1.pri, whole genome shotgun sequence carries:
- the engase gene encoding cytosolic endo-beta-N-acetylglucosaminidase isoform X2; the protein is MDGMTSTKDEVSLKKRKRDDDGSEILIVKPPKTDASSESCLDEPVDLRSVQHEIIKYGSSPLPVKHFDPDTTEPLSSGLKNLEELLAWKISEASPFNVASVPRASRQPPYASKQLRTLVCHDMMGGYLEDRFIQGTEVEAPYAFYHWSLIDIFNYFTHQMVTIPPACWTNAAHRHGVLSLGTFITEWTDGAVMCEKFLADEEAYRAVADKLVHISHYHGFDGWLVNIENGLSATAVKNMPLFLRYLTDQMHERVPGSVVIWYDSVLKDGSLKWQNELNDENRVFFEACDGFFTNYNWTEQSLEHMKTLSAVQNRQVDIFVGVDVFARGDVVGGKFETNKALSLLRKHGFSTAIFAPGWVYECHEKAEFRNNQDKFWGLLTDLLYFHRPSALLPFVSTFCQGFGKSFYRNGQVELQKNWFNLSAQELQPFYYKERVEGDGWVRTRGCPEDAWSGGSSLLIEGIIPVGLSKICARIFSLHVPLATRTFVAFVYRPSEGVSVSLELKMADAALCSHTNTEDISTSSVVPVALREDHELVKQFIQSCGVWRPDGWTKRCFQLELSGCALRDICVNITRDGPPKDTTFTCRVGEIMVLDSESLLVSPPSMQNICISDIVWQRTMANAGSDSSAPVTKDATKLHLNATLQWNYPSQLVRCFRVHWRRLRGPDPRVPPGPLVPVGRSYSGQYRVVDLVVPDAPVLIELVVEPVTREGFSVPESHWGRRALSYTEGHA
- the engase gene encoding cytosolic endo-beta-N-acetylglucosaminidase isoform X1, with the protein product MMQRYFSEMDGMTSTKDEVSLKKRKRDDDGSEILIVKPPKTDASSESCLDEPVDLRSVQHEIIKYGSSPLPVKHFDPDTTEPLSSGLKNLEELLAWKISEASPFNVASVPRASRQPPYASKQLRTLVCHDMMGGYLEDRFIQGTEVEAPYAFYHWSLIDIFNYFTHQMVTIPPACWTNAAHRHGVLSLGTFITEWTDGAVMCEKFLADEEAYRAVADKLVHISHYHGFDGWLVNIENGLSATAVKNMPLFLRYLTDQMHERVPGSVVIWYDSVLKDGSLKWQNELNDENRVFFEACDGFFTNYNWTEQSLEHMKTLSAVQNRQVDIFVGVDVFARGDVVGGKFETNKALSLLRKHGFSTAIFAPGWVYECHEKAEFRNNQDKFWGLLTDLLYFHRPSALLPFVSTFCQGFGKSFYRNGQVELQKNWFNLSAQELQPFYYKERVEGDGWVRTRGCPEDAWSGGSSLLIEGIIPVGLSKICARIFSLHVPLATRTFVAFVYRPSEGVSVSLELKMADAALCSHTNTEDISTSSVVPVALREDHELVKQFIQSCGVWRPDGWTKRCFQLELSGCALRDICVNITRDGPPKDTTFTCRVGEIMVLDSESLLVSPPSMQNICISDIVWQRTMANAGSDSSAPVTKDATKLHLNATLQWNYPSQLVRCFRVHWRRLRGPDPRVPPGPLVPVGRSYSGQYRVVDLVVPDAPVLIELVVEPVTREGFSVPESHWGRRALSYTEGHA
- the engase gene encoding cytosolic endo-beta-N-acetylglucosaminidase isoform X3, which encodes MMMVQRSLLSSPLKRMQVKHFDPDTTEPLSSGLKNLEELLAWKISEASPFNVASVPRASRQPPYASKQLRTLVCHDMMGGYLEDRFIQGTEVEAPYAFYHWSLIDIFNYFTHQMVTIPPACWTNAAHRHGVLSLGTFITEWTDGAVMCEKFLADEEAYRAVADKLVHISHYHGFDGWLVNIENGLSATAVKNMPLFLRYLTDQMHERVPGSVVIWYDSVLKDGSLKWQNELNDENRVFFEACDGFFTNYNWTEQSLEHMKTLSAVQNRQVDIFVGVDVFARGDVVGGKFETNKALSLLRKHGFSTAIFAPGWVYECHEKAEFRNNQDKFWGLLTDLLYFHRPSALLPFVSTFCQGFGKSFYRNGQVELQKNWFNLSAQELQPFYYKERVEGDGWVRTRGCPEDAWSGGSSLLIEGIIPVGLSKICARIFSLHVPLATRTFVAFVYRPSEGVSVSLELKMADAALCSHTNTEDISTSSVVPVALREDHELVKQFIQSCGVWRPDGWTKRCFQLELSGCALRDICVNITRDGPPKDTTFTCRVGEIMVLDSESLLVSPPSMQNICISDIVWQRTMANAGSDSSAPVTKDATKLHLNATLQWNYPSQLVRCFRVHWRRLRGPDPRVPPGPLVPVGRSYSGQYRVVDLVVPDAPVLIELVVEPVTREGFSVPESHWGRRALSYTEGHA